In the Sulfuricurvum kujiense DSM 16994 genome, one interval contains:
- a CDS encoding response regulator transcription factor, whose protein sequence is MKTKILIVEDESIIALNIKEILTNFGYEISGIAPNGEKALHLASTKLPDLVLMDITLQNREDGIDVAEQISKLRSVPIIFLTANDKNKTIDRAINIKPYGYILKPFKEIELKTAIEIALKTFEENQKLTSKIIEIKSENMSLQSKIDIDEQKKQRFIKLSHGYIYDNENFLLMFNGETFELNDKENKLLKLLIKNIGRVVPVEQIEDFVWDGEFVGEGALRSLMFRIRQKLPKDFITCHSKIGYQILGKFSKN, encoded by the coding sequence ATGAAAACAAAGATATTAATCGTCGAAGATGAAAGTATCATCGCTTTGAATATAAAAGAAATCCTCACCAACTTCGGTTATGAAATCAGCGGCATCGCCCCAAACGGGGAAAAGGCACTTCATCTCGCATCGACCAAATTACCCGATTTGGTGCTAATGGACATCACACTTCAAAACCGCGAAGACGGCATTGACGTCGCTGAACAAATATCAAAATTACGCTCCGTTCCCATCATCTTTCTAACAGCTAACGATAAAAACAAAACGATCGACCGCGCTATCAATATTAAGCCCTATGGGTACATTCTAAAACCCTTCAAAGAGATCGAGTTAAAAACAGCGATAGAGATCGCGTTAAAAACATTTGAAGAAAATCAAAAATTGACCTCTAAAATCATTGAGATAAAATCTGAAAATATGTCTTTGCAAAGTAAAATCGATATTGATGAACAGAAAAAACAACGTTTTATAAAACTTTCTCACGGCTATATCTACGATAATGAAAATTTCCTTCTGATGTTCAACGGAGAGACATTTGAACTCAATGACAAAGAGAATAAGCTCCTCAAACTTTTGATTAAAAATATCGGAAGAGTTGTTCCTGTGGAGCAAATTGAGGATTTCGTCTGGGATGGAGAGTTTGTCGGCGAAGGTGCCTTACGCTCACTGATGTTTCGAATACGACAAAAACTCCCCAAAGACTTTATCACCTGCCATTCCAAAATCGGATACCAAATTTTAGGAAAATTCTCAAAAAATTAA